A window from Citrus sinensis cultivar Valencia sweet orange chromosome 3, DVS_A1.0, whole genome shotgun sequence encodes these proteins:
- the LOC127900618 gene encoding uncharacterized protein LOC127900618, with product MSKALWDQFEPAFINAAKAYGHEEFKRQLEGLWMIHSGAADYLENNVGTCNWARSQFEGRRYSILTTNIAESVNSFMREPRKFPITHLVDHFRKTLQQWFYDRKIVAESMSTRLTTWAVEIVTERRTIAERMIVRPVSPHRFQVIGGGLKEGLVDLQKKTCSCRVFQLDQLVCAHAIAACLTHRVDFINLCSDFYTTESLTMAYA from the coding sequence ATGTCAAAAGCTCTTTGGGATCAATTTGAGCCTGCCTTTATTAATGCAGCAAAAGCATATGGCCACGAGGAATTTAAGAGACAACTTGAAGGGTTGTGGATGATCCACTCAGGTGCGGCTGACTACCTAGAAAATAATGTCGGTACGTGTAATTGGGCAAGATCTCAGTTTGAAGGTAGGAGGTACAGCATACTTACCACCAACATCGCGGAGAGTGTTAATTCTTTCATGAGGGAACCACGAAAATTTCCTAttactcatcttgttgatcacttTAGGAAAACGTTGCagcaatggttttatgatagaaaaattgtgGCTGAATCAATGAGTACTCGGCTAACAACATGGGCAGTTGAAATAGTCACTGAGAGGAGAACTATAGCTGAAAGAATGATAGTTCGGCCGGTGTCTCCGCATCGATTTCAAGTTATAGGTGGTGGGCTTAAGGAAGGTTTGGTTGACTTGCAAAAGAAAACTTGCTCCTGCAGAGTATTTCAGCTTGATCAGCTTGTATGTGCTCATGCAATTGCGGCGTGTCTAACACACCGGGTGGATTTTATTAACCTTTGCTCGGACTTTTACACTACAGAATCGTTGACGATGGCTTATGCATAA